From the Vibrio metoecus genome, one window contains:
- a CDS encoding RNA polymerase sigma factor FliA, with protein sequence MNKALTYDQYGNLNSQQLFLEKYSVLVKRIAHHLIGRLPPSVLIEDLIQAGMVGLLEAQKNYDGSKGASFETYAGIRIRGAMLDDIRRGDWVPRSVHKHNREISQAIAVLEGELNRDPTDAEVAKFLDMSLEQYHSVLMDINCSRIVGIEDLGVSDDAISPFEEGEDNSPFHGVAEESFRKALVESIKSLPEREALVLSLYYDEELNLKEIGEVLGVSESRVSQILSQSMQRLRTKLSSWTRND encoded by the coding sequence GTGAATAAAGCGCTTACATACGATCAATACGGAAATCTTAATAGCCAGCAGCTATTTCTTGAGAAGTACTCTGTATTGGTTAAGCGTATCGCTCATCATTTAATTGGCCGTTTGCCCCCAAGCGTGCTGATCGAAGACCTCATTCAAGCAGGTATGGTTGGCTTACTTGAGGCACAAAAAAATTATGATGGAAGTAAAGGCGCAAGCTTTGAAACCTATGCCGGAATTCGGATCCGTGGAGCAATGCTCGACGATATCCGACGTGGTGACTGGGTTCCGCGATCTGTGCACAAACATAATCGGGAAATCAGTCAAGCGATAGCGGTTCTTGAAGGAGAGCTGAACCGTGATCCAACGGATGCTGAAGTGGCTAAGTTTTTAGACATGTCGCTAGAACAGTATCACAGCGTACTGATGGACATTAACTGTTCACGTATCGTTGGGATAGAAGATCTCGGCGTTTCTGATGATGCAATTTCACCGTTTGAAGAGGGGGAAGATAACTCTCCTTTTCACGGCGTCGCTGAAGAATCTTTCCGTAAAGCACTCGTTGAATCAATAAAATCACTTCCGGAGCGTGAAGCTTTGGTACTTTCGCTCTATTATGATGAAGAGCTAAACTTAAAAGAAATTGGTGAGGTACTTGGAGTTAGTGAATCTCGCGTCAGCCAAATACTCAGCCAATCTATGCAGCGACTAAGAACAAAGTTAAGTTCTTGGACTCGGAATGACTAA
- the cheY gene encoding chemotaxis response regulator CheY — protein sequence MKILIVDDFSTMRRIVKNLLRDLGFNNTQEADDGLTALPMLKKGEFDFVVTDWNMPGMQGIDLLKNIRADEELKHLPVLMITAEAKREQIIEAAQAGVNGYIVKPFTAATLKEKLEKIFERL from the coding sequence ATGAAGATCCTTATTGTTGATGATTTTTCAACAATGCGCCGAATCGTTAAAAACCTACTTCGAGATCTGGGGTTCAATAATACGCAGGAAGCGGACGATGGCCTAACGGCATTGCCTATGCTCAAAAAAGGTGAGTTTGACTTTGTTGTCACAGACTGGAACATGCCTGGTATGCAAGGCATTGACCTGCTCAAAAACATCCGTGCTGACGAAGAGTTGAAACACCTACCTGTGCTTATGATTACTGCAGAAGCTAAACGTGAGCAAATTATTGAAGCCGCTCAAGCGGGTGTTAACGGTTACATCGTAAAACCATTCACCGCAGCTACGCTTAAAGAAAAACTAGAGAAAATATTTGAGCGTTTATAA
- a CDS encoding protein phosphatase CheZ: MISLEQAKELVQLLEQGQKDEANRLLTYVYESASNPMLKEIGMLTRDLHESLKNFHIDERFSEIATDEIPDARERLHYVIQKTEVAANKTMDAVDRCMPIADKLHESLLLIRPEWNSLMNGRIELMHFKSLCHRVDDLLSQVEGDSSELRGELTEILMAQDFQDLTGQIIKRVINLVNEVEKRLVEILMVFGATQKEQKADKTTVALTEPEGPIINPHERIDAVSSQDEVDDLLSSLGF, from the coding sequence ATGATTTCATTAGAACAGGCTAAAGAACTCGTGCAACTTTTGGAACAAGGTCAAAAGGACGAAGCTAATCGTCTTCTTACCTATGTTTATGAGTCTGCGAGCAATCCTATGCTCAAAGAGATAGGGATGTTGACGCGGGATTTACACGAATCGCTGAAAAACTTTCACATTGATGAGCGCTTCAGTGAAATTGCGACCGATGAGATTCCAGACGCACGGGAAAGACTGCATTACGTTATACAGAAAACGGAAGTTGCAGCAAACAAAACAATGGATGCAGTTGACCGGTGCATGCCGATTGCCGACAAATTACATGAAAGCCTACTGCTGATTCGCCCTGAATGGAACAGTTTGATGAATGGCCGAATTGAGCTGATGCACTTTAAGTCGCTTTGTCACCGGGTCGATGACTTACTTTCTCAAGTGGAAGGTGACAGTAGTGAATTACGCGGAGAGCTGACGGAAATTTTGATGGCACAAGACTTTCAAGATTTAACCGGGCAAATCATCAAACGCGTGATTAATCTGGTGAATGAAGTCGAAAAACGATTAGTAGAAATACTGATGGTATTCGGCGCAACGCAAAAAGAACAAAAAGCAGATAAGACGACCGTGGCATTGACTGAGCCTGAGGGGCCAATTATTAACCCTCATGAGAGAATTGATGCTGTCTCATCTCAAGACGAAGTTGACGATTTGTTATCGAGTCTTGGATTTTAG
- a CDS encoding chemotaxis protein CheA: MSYELDEDILQDFLVEAGEILELLSEQLVELENNPEDRDLLNAIFRGFHTVKGGAGFLALSELVETCHGAENVFDILRNGQRHVSPSLMDTMLKALDTVNEQFRAVQDREPLQPADQELLDELHRLSKPASDDEDEQEHVDEAEEIIEDVVEEIIEEVEPEIEELVEAPAPVNTTVIDKGSIDDITDDEFEKLLDELHGKGKAPGTHAEQQASATPAPVKAAPVASSQMSGDITDDEFEKLLDQLHGVGKGPSVENATPAAPVTPTAPKAADVAKPAAAKSAPGGDDLMTDEEFEKLLDELHGSGKGPSVEELEIATRPVATSPANEAKAATDNAAPTVKPAAKAAAPAKPVAKPAAAKPAVAKEAPTKVPAPVAKEADDSREVAVASGAKKAQAESTVRVDTSTLDIIMNMVGELVLVRNRLLSLGLNSDDEEMSKAVANLDVVTADLQGAVMKTRMQPIKKVFGRFPRVVRDLARSLNKEIDLELRGEETDLDKNLVEALADPLIHLVRNSVDHGIEMPDERAKNGKSRTGKVILSASQEGDHIQLAIVDDGAGMDPDKLRGIAVKRGIMDEDAANRLTNKECFNLIFMPGFSSKEKITDISGRGVGMDVVKTAINTLNGSIDIDSTMGKGTKITIKVPLTLAILPTLMVGVAGHPFALPLASVNEIFHLDLRRTNVVDGQLTIIVREKSIPLFYLQNWLAPKKGKVQLRQGHGHVVIVQIGSQRVGLVVDTLIGQEEVVIKPLDKLLQGTPGMSGATITSDGHIALILDVPDLLKQYAAASRI; the protein is encoded by the coding sequence ATGAGCTACGAATTAGACGAAGACATCCTGCAGGACTTTCTGGTAGAAGCCGGCGAAATTTTAGAGTTGCTTTCTGAGCAGCTCGTTGAACTGGAAAATAACCCCGAAGACCGAGATCTGCTGAACGCCATATTCCGTGGTTTTCATACTGTAAAAGGCGGGGCGGGTTTCTTGGCATTATCTGAGCTAGTGGAAACTTGTCACGGTGCGGAAAACGTATTCGACATTTTACGAAATGGTCAGCGACACGTTTCCCCTAGCCTGATGGACACCATGCTTAAAGCATTGGATACCGTTAACGAACAGTTCCGTGCAGTACAAGATCGCGAGCCACTTCAACCTGCAGATCAAGAGCTACTTGATGAACTACACCGCTTGAGCAAACCCGCTTCTGATGATGAGGATGAACAAGAGCACGTAGATGAAGCAGAAGAAATCATTGAAGATGTGGTTGAAGAAATCATCGAAGAAGTGGAACCAGAAATAGAAGAATTGGTTGAAGCTCCTGCACCAGTCAACACCACAGTGATTGATAAAGGCTCCATTGACGATATCACCGACGATGAATTTGAAAAACTGTTGGATGAATTGCATGGCAAAGGCAAAGCGCCTGGCACGCATGCAGAACAACAAGCTTCAGCAACACCAGCCCCTGTAAAAGCGGCTCCTGTTGCTAGCTCTCAGATGAGTGGTGACATCACCGACGATGAGTTTGAAAAGCTGCTTGATCAACTACATGGTGTCGGTAAAGGGCCATCGGTTGAAAATGCAACACCTGCTGCGCCAGTGACACCAACCGCACCCAAAGCGGCGGATGTCGCGAAACCTGCTGCTGCGAAATCAGCGCCAGGTGGTGACGATTTAATGACGGATGAAGAGTTTGAAAAGCTGTTAGATGAACTTCACGGATCGGGCAAGGGTCCATCTGTGGAAGAGCTAGAAATCGCAACTCGTCCAGTAGCAACTTCTCCAGCGAACGAAGCGAAAGCTGCGACAGATAACGCTGCGCCAACGGTAAAACCCGCCGCGAAGGCCGCAGCTCCAGCAAAACCCGTTGCTAAACCTGCGGCGGCAAAACCCGCCGTTGCCAAAGAAGCACCAACGAAAGTGCCTGCACCTGTCGCGAAAGAGGCTGACGATTCTCGTGAAGTCGCGGTTGCCAGTGGTGCCAAGAAAGCACAAGCCGAATCTACCGTACGGGTTGATACTTCAACACTCGACATCATTATGAACATGGTTGGCGAGTTGGTACTGGTTCGTAACCGACTATTAAGCCTAGGCTTGAATAGTGACGATGAAGAGATGTCTAAAGCGGTCGCCAACTTAGATGTCGTTACGGCAGATTTGCAAGGCGCGGTCATGAAAACGCGCATGCAACCGATTAAGAAAGTCTTCGGTCGTTTCCCACGTGTGGTTCGTGACTTGGCGCGTAGCTTGAATAAAGAGATCGATCTTGAGTTGCGTGGTGAGGAAACGGATTTAGATAAGAACCTCGTTGAAGCTCTGGCAGACCCATTGATCCACTTGGTGCGAAACTCGGTTGACCACGGTATTGAGATGCCTGATGAGCGTGCTAAAAATGGCAAGTCTCGTACAGGTAAAGTGATTTTGTCTGCTTCACAAGAGGGAGATCACATACAGTTAGCTATCGTAGATGACGGTGCAGGTATGGATCCCGACAAGCTGCGTGGTATCGCCGTTAAACGGGGAATAATGGATGAAGATGCCGCGAACCGACTTACCAATAAAGAATGCTTTAACCTCATTTTTATGCCTGGTTTTTCTAGTAAAGAGAAGATCACCGATATTTCAGGGCGTGGTGTGGGGATGGACGTAGTAAAAACCGCTATCAATACACTGAACGGCTCGATCGATATTGACTCTACCATGGGTAAAGGGACAAAGATCACCATCAAAGTGCCTTTGACACTGGCGATTTTACCAACGCTAATGGTCGGAGTTGCGGGTCATCCATTTGCCCTGCCTTTAGCGAGCGTGAATGAGATTTTCCATCTTGATCTACGCCGTACCAACGTGGTTGATGGTCAGCTAACCATTATTGTGCGCGAAAAATCTATTCCGCTGTTCTACTTACAAAACTGGTTAGCACCGAAAAAAGGCAAAGTACAACTGCGCCAAGGTCATGGTCATGTGGTGATTGTACAAATTGGTAGCCAGCGCGTTGGTCTTGTGGTTGATACCTTAATTGGCCAAGAAGAAGTCGTGATTAAACCACTTGATAAATTGCTACAGGGTACACCTGGTATGTCTGGAGCAACGATTACGAGTGATGGTCATATCGCGCTGATTTTGGATGTACCAGATCTGCTTAAGCAGTACGCAGCTGCATCACGAATCTGA
- a CDS encoding protein-glutamate methylesterase/protein-glutamine glutaminase, with protein sequence MAIKVLVVDDSSFFRRRVSEIINSESRLEVIDVAVNGKEAVEKAARLKPDVITMDIEMPVMDGISAVREIMANNPVPILMFSSLTHDGAKATLDALDAGALDFLPKKFEDIARNRDEAVTLLQQRVLSIASKKIFLRRPTMSRATSTLSTSSTSTPMTQERAAPSVSLTGNRPAAAVATAARFKATGKKYQLTAIGTSTGGPVALQKILTKLPTNYPHPIVLIQHMPATFTAAFASRLNSLCKIEVKEAEDGDTLRPGVAYLAPGGKQMMLDGRPGAARLRIIDGGDRMNYKPCVDVTFGSAAKIYGDKVLSMILTGMGADGREGARMLKEAGATIWAQDEESCVVYGMPQAVAKAGISTEDLPLDRIAERMLVEVGLA encoded by the coding sequence ATGGCGATTAAAGTATTAGTTGTTGATGATTCAAGCTTTTTCCGTCGTCGCGTGAGTGAAATCATCAACTCCGAATCGCGCTTAGAAGTCATTGATGTTGCTGTAAATGGTAAAGAGGCGGTAGAAAAGGCTGCTCGATTAAAGCCAGATGTGATTACCATGGATATTGAAATGCCGGTTATGGATGGCATTTCAGCTGTGCGTGAAATTATGGCAAATAATCCAGTGCCGATTCTCATGTTCTCTTCGCTGACGCACGATGGTGCGAAAGCCACATTAGATGCTTTAGATGCTGGTGCGTTAGACTTTTTACCTAAGAAGTTTGAAGATATCGCCCGTAATCGCGATGAAGCGGTCACTCTGCTCCAACAGAGAGTCTTGTCGATCGCCTCTAAAAAGATTTTTTTACGTCGTCCAACGATGAGTCGTGCAACTTCTACGTTGTCTACGTCATCAACCAGTACGCCGATGACCCAAGAACGTGCAGCTCCATCGGTATCATTAACTGGAAATCGTCCCGCTGCGGCTGTTGCTACGGCGGCTCGATTTAAAGCGACGGGAAAGAAATATCAGCTCACGGCAATAGGTACCTCCACTGGAGGACCTGTTGCATTACAGAAAATTTTAACCAAGCTGCCCACTAATTACCCACATCCGATTGTTTTGATTCAACATATGCCAGCGACGTTCACGGCTGCTTTTGCAAGTCGCTTAAACTCACTGTGCAAAATTGAGGTAAAAGAAGCGGAAGATGGCGATACCTTACGACCAGGTGTCGCTTACTTGGCGCCAGGTGGTAAACAAATGATGCTTGATGGTCGTCCAGGTGCCGCAAGACTGCGCATCATCGATGGTGGTGATCGCATGAACTACAAGCCGTGTGTGGATGTGACTTTTGGCTCTGCTGCAAAAATCTATGGCGATAAAGTATTGTCTATGATTCTAACTGGCATGGGAGCTGATGGACGTGAAGGCGCTCGAATGCTTAAAGAAGCTGGTGCCACCATCTGGGCACAAGATGAAGAGAGTTGTGTTGTGTATGGAATGCCACAGGCGGTAGCCAAAGCGGGAATCTCTACAGAAGATTTGCCGCTCGACAGAATCGCAGAGCGAATGCTGGTAGAAGTAGGGCTCGCATAA
- a CDS encoding ParA family protein: protein MIVWSVANQKGGVGKTTTTITLAGLLSQQGKRVLLVDTDPHASLTTYLGYDSDGVPASLFDLFQLREYNEASVRPLILNTDIQGIDLIPAHMSLATLDRVMGNRSGMGLILKRALLALRHAYDYVLIDCPPILGVMMVNALAASDRILIPVQTEFLAMKGLERMVRTLAIMQKSRSREFKVTIVPTMYDKRTRASLQTLNQLKKDYPDKVWTSAVPIDTKFRDASLQRLPASHFAEGSRGVFAYKQLLLFLERLAIDE from the coding sequence ATGATCGTTTGGAGTGTTGCAAACCAAAAAGGTGGAGTAGGAAAAACCACCACAACGATTACATTGGCTGGCTTGTTAAGTCAGCAGGGTAAACGTGTCCTGCTGGTTGATACGGATCCACATGCTTCGCTGACCACCTATTTGGGCTATGATTCCGATGGTGTTCCAGCTAGCTTATTCGACCTTTTTCAATTGCGTGAATACAATGAGGCATCAGTTAGACCTCTGATTTTAAATACTGATATTCAAGGCATCGACCTTATTCCTGCTCATATGTCACTTGCGACTCTAGATCGTGTCATGGGGAATCGCAGTGGTATGGGGTTGATTTTAAAACGAGCTTTGTTAGCCCTGCGGCACGCTTATGATTATGTCCTGATCGATTGTCCACCGATTCTGGGGGTGATGATGGTCAACGCCCTTGCCGCGAGTGATCGTATCCTTATCCCGGTTCAAACAGAATTTCTGGCGATGAAAGGCTTGGAGCGGATGGTGCGTACGTTGGCTATTATGCAGAAATCGCGCAGTCGTGAGTTTAAAGTAACGATTGTCCCGACCATGTATGATAAGCGCACGAGAGCTTCTCTGCAGACGTTGAATCAGTTGAAAAAAGACTATCCGGATAAAGTTTGGACCTCAGCGGTGCCTATCGATACTAAATTCCGCGATGCTAGCTTACAGCGTCTACCTGCCTCACATTTTGCAGAGGGAAGTCGAGGCGTTTTTGCCTACAAACAGCTGCTGCTGTTTTTAGAGAGGCTAGCCATCGATGAGTAG
- a CDS encoding chemotaxis protein CheW: MSSALISSEQALNDYFTALLDEETADFELTQIKEESVLELAPVVQSVPNKSYFEAEVEEFDLPNLEDVQRLLSQLESSNPVADLDLEQILEENTAKIARTEPIVPPVTVVDEIQEWDIETDSDYLEAELLTEEELEPAYFNVEPEIEVFVAEVEPEVVVDTAPTLETQTGGNKLGSWTNTIREKDFQVLYFDVNGVTFAVPLDELGGIHRMTALNHLIGRPAWYLGLQTNRDSQLDVVDTAKWVMAEKLHDESYKQAYQYIVMLGESAWGLASTQLMGTELLSTDKVRWREQVGKRPWLAGMVKEKMCALIHVQALIAMLNAGLDVKALEN, from the coding sequence ATGAGTAGTGCGTTGATTTCCAGCGAACAAGCGCTTAACGATTACTTCACCGCGTTGTTGGATGAAGAAACGGCTGATTTTGAGTTAACTCAAATCAAAGAGGAGTCAGTGTTAGAACTGGCTCCTGTGGTGCAGTCTGTACCTAACAAAAGCTATTTTGAGGCGGAAGTTGAAGAGTTTGATCTGCCTAATTTAGAGGATGTTCAGCGCTTACTGAGCCAACTCGAATCGAGTAATCCGGTGGCGGATTTGGATCTTGAACAAATCTTGGAAGAAAATACGGCCAAGATTGCTCGAACGGAACCTATTGTTCCACCAGTTACCGTCGTTGACGAGATCCAAGAGTGGGATATTGAAACTGACTCGGACTATCTCGAAGCTGAGCTCCTTACTGAAGAAGAACTTGAGCCTGCTTACTTCAACGTTGAGCCAGAGATCGAGGTTTTCGTTGCAGAGGTGGAGCCTGAGGTAGTGGTTGATACCGCACCGACTCTAGAAACGCAAACTGGCGGTAACAAACTGGGCTCGTGGACGAATACCATTCGTGAAAAAGACTTCCAAGTGCTCTATTTTGATGTCAATGGTGTCACTTTTGCTGTGCCTTTGGATGAACTGGGTGGTATCCATCGGATGACGGCGCTCAACCATTTAATTGGGCGCCCTGCGTGGTATTTAGGTTTACAAACTAACCGGGATTCGCAACTTGATGTGGTGGATACGGCGAAATGGGTAATGGCTGAGAAGCTACATGATGAGAGTTATAAGCAAGCTTATCAATATATTGTCATGTTGGGTGAGAGTGCTTGGGGGCTCGCCAGCACTCAACTTATGGGCACAGAATTACTCAGTACAGATAAAGTGCGGTGGCGTGAACAGGTCGGTAAACGTCCTTGGCTCGCTGGCATGGTGAAAGAAAAAATGTGCGCTTTGATCCATGTTCAAGCATTGATAGCTATGCTTAATGCAGGGCTTGATGTAAAAGCACTGGAAAATTAA
- a CDS encoding chemotaxis protein CheW — protein sequence MSQANEVKVRKEKSNDEVLQWVTFQLEEETYGINVMQVREVLRYTEIAPVPGAPDYVLGIINLRGNVVTVIDTRSRFGLMQGEITDNTRIIVIESERQVIGILVDSVAEVVYLRSSEIDSTPSVGTDESSKFIQGVSNRDGKLLILVDLNKFLTDEEWDDMAHL from the coding sequence ATGTCTCAGGCGAATGAAGTGAAAGTCAGAAAAGAAAAGTCGAACGATGAAGTACTTCAATGGGTGACGTTCCAATTGGAAGAAGAAACGTACGGCATTAACGTAATGCAGGTACGTGAAGTACTGCGTTATACCGAAATTGCTCCAGTTCCTGGAGCGCCTGATTATGTGTTGGGTATTATTAACCTGCGTGGCAACGTGGTGACGGTTATCGACACTCGTTCACGTTTTGGGCTAATGCAAGGTGAAATCACGGATAATACCCGCATCATTGTGATCGAGTCAGAGCGACAAGTGATCGGTATTCTGGTAGATAGCGTTGCGGAAGTTGTTTACTTGCGTTCGTCAGAAATCGACTCAACACCAAGTGTGGGTACGGATGAAAGCTCGAAGTTTATCCAAGGGGTGAGCAATCGCGATGGTAAATTGTTGATTCTGGTTGATTTGAACAAGTTCCTAACCGATGAAGAATGGGACGATATGGCTCATCTGTAA
- a CDS encoding DUF2802 domain-containing protein, whose translation MGRYGSSVMVDLTWLTPPVMAGGLVFVVLCIVLALWRLKRGQLRQSETLRQQVRNLDRELQKSNKQLLEVRSVMVGLGQKVSEQQDVIRHLNERVLELENTDADARLYTRASKMVQLGADLNELIQECELPKAEAELMMSLQNKLAGKEAIPPLASHPDGKTGKVKS comes from the coding sequence ATGGGACGATATGGCTCATCTGTAATGGTTGATTTGACTTGGTTAACCCCTCCTGTAATGGCAGGAGGGTTGGTTTTTGTTGTTTTGTGCATAGTATTGGCGCTGTGGCGTCTTAAGCGTGGTCAACTACGCCAAAGTGAAACCTTACGCCAACAAGTACGTAATCTCGACCGTGAGCTACAAAAATCAAACAAACAACTGTTGGAAGTACGTTCAGTTATGGTGGGGCTCGGGCAGAAAGTCAGTGAGCAACAAGATGTTATCCGCCATTTGAACGAACGCGTACTTGAGTTAGAAAATACGGATGCCGATGCGCGTCTGTATACCCGCGCCAGTAAAATGGTCCAACTCGGGGCTGATCTCAATGAACTTATCCAAGAATGTGAGCTGCCGAAAGCTGAAGCTGAGTTGATGATGTCTTTGCAAAATAAGCTAGCCGGCAAAGAAGCGATTCCTCCTCTCGCCAGTCATCCAGATGGGAAAACTGGTAAGGTAAAGTCCTGA